A portion of the Limosilactobacillus reuteri genome contains these proteins:
- a CDS encoding LacI family DNA-binding transcriptional regulator — MATIKEIAEKSGYSPATVSRLLNNDQNLSISPSTRNKIMTVANELGYWNNHKKNSQQQPIRPNLALLYRVSGKEQLQDEYFAFLRNAIIKEVDEVGAQVEIFSNIKDLIAAADSFQGFIGVGADRVTQDQLIELHQYLPHGVFVDINPMPQLFDSVQPNLELTIQDALHRLAEAGYERIGFIGGKGLNLNNIQQADAREIAFREFTGMQGIKEAPLYVDGPFNVKNGYQLGKRVLEQSGGKLPEAFIIASDTLSVGVLQAFNEAGVIVPRDTVVISINNSEVAKYVSPPLTSYNINQETLSRMAINLLQDLITHPQRPHVHLTVNTNIVFRKSFPKENK, encoded by the coding sequence ATGGCGACAATTAAAGAAATTGCGGAAAAATCAGGATATTCACCAGCAACGGTATCGCGCCTTTTGAATAATGACCAAAATTTATCGATCAGTCCAAGCACCCGCAATAAGATCATGACGGTGGCTAATGAGCTTGGCTATTGGAACAACCACAAGAAAAACTCTCAGCAGCAACCAATCCGTCCTAATCTTGCTCTATTGTATCGGGTAAGCGGTAAAGAACAACTGCAAGATGAATATTTTGCGTTTTTGCGCAATGCAATTATTAAAGAAGTCGATGAGGTGGGAGCGCAGGTTGAAATCTTTAGTAATATCAAGGATTTGATTGCGGCGGCTGATTCGTTCCAAGGATTTATTGGCGTGGGTGCGGACCGGGTAACGCAGGACCAGCTTATCGAACTTCATCAATACTTACCACATGGGGTTTTTGTTGATATAAATCCGATGCCACAATTATTTGATTCCGTTCAGCCCAACCTTGAATTAACGATTCAGGATGCTCTCCATCGCCTCGCCGAAGCAGGTTATGAACGAATTGGTTTCATTGGTGGAAAAGGACTTAATCTCAATAACATCCAACAAGCTGATGCCCGTGAAATCGCCTTTCGTGAATTTACAGGGATGCAAGGGATAAAAGAAGCGCCATTATATGTGGACGGACCATTTAATGTTAAAAACGGTTATCAACTTGGTAAACGGGTTCTTGAACAAAGCGGTGGTAAATTACCGGAAGCCTTTATTATTGCCTCTGATACGTTAAGTGTTGGTGTTCTCCAGGCTTTTAATGAAGCAGGGGTAATTGTGCCACGTGATACTGTCGTGATTAGCATCAATAACAGTGAAGTTGCTAAGTATGTTTCACCGCCGTTAACGTCCTACAATATCAACCAAGAAACGCTTAGTCGGATGGCGATTAACCTTCTCCAAGATTTAATAACCCATCCCCAGCGTCCGCACGTTC
- a CDS encoding exodeoxyribonuclease III, protein MKFISWNIDSINAALTGTSVRAGETREVLKKIAAMKPDVIAIQETKLSKNGPTKKHLTVLQELFPNYEVAWRSSVEPARKGYAGTMYLYLAQYKPKVTYPKINAPEPMDDEGRIITLEFPDFYVTEVYTPNSGNGLKRLDERQTWDDCYRDYLHELDQQKPVIASGDFNVAHEEIDLAHPATNHHSAGFTDEERTHFSKLLAAGFTDSFRHLHPDEKGVYSWWAQRVITSKQNNSGWRIDYWLVSDRLADKIIEAGMIDSGERRDHTPIILEIDL, encoded by the coding sequence GTGAAATTTATTTCGTGGAACATTGACTCAATTAATGCAGCACTAACTGGAACTTCCGTACGGGCAGGGGAAACGCGGGAAGTATTGAAAAAGATTGCAGCGATGAAGCCAGATGTCATCGCCATTCAAGAGACCAAGCTGTCAAAGAATGGGCCAACTAAAAAGCATTTGACGGTTTTACAAGAATTATTCCCCAATTATGAAGTGGCATGGCGAAGTTCCGTTGAGCCAGCACGGAAAGGGTATGCTGGGACCATGTATCTTTATTTAGCCCAATATAAGCCGAAAGTAACTTATCCTAAAATTAATGCGCCAGAACCAATGGATGATGAAGGAAGAATCATTACCCTTGAATTTCCAGACTTCTATGTTACGGAAGTATATACGCCAAATTCTGGCAACGGGCTTAAACGCTTAGATGAGCGGCAAACATGGGATGATTGTTACCGGGACTACTTGCATGAACTTGACCAGCAAAAACCGGTGATTGCTAGTGGTGATTTTAATGTTGCTCATGAGGAGATTGATTTGGCTCATCCAGCAACCAACCATCATTCAGCTGGCTTTACTGATGAAGAACGTACACATTTCTCAAAACTATTAGCTGCTGGCTTTACTGATAGTTTCCGTCACCTCCACCCTGACGAAAAGGGAGTTTATTCCTGGTGGGCACAACGAGTAATTACTAGTAAACAAAATAACTCTGGCTGGAGAATTGATTACTGGTTAGTCAGTGATCGTCTTGCTGATAAGATTATAGAAGCGGGGATGATCGATAGTGGAGAACGTCGCGATCATACGCCAATTATTCTAGAAATCGATCTTTAA